From the Papaver somniferum cultivar HN1 chromosome 2, ASM357369v1, whole genome shotgun sequence genome, the window TGTTATGACTTATTTTATTGGTTTGATACCGTAAGTTAAGTCGCACCACAAGAGTTAGGATTACCTTTCTCTTTGAGctaatattttcttaattttttgattAGGGAGAATAGCAACACACTTTCCATCTGGAAGGCCATTTGTAAAAATGGGTAGGCATGTCTATCCTGATTATGTGGTTTCCCTAAGCTATAAATCCCTACTCGGAAAGGTTGCTTTTTAATTCAAGTTAGGTACTACAGTTGAAAGTAAGTCTTACCTGGCACCATATGCATGATCGTGTCACTAGGTTGAAGGTGGTAAATACATCAATAATACTGTTCTGGCACCAGTTGAACATTTGTCATGTTCACTTACATTAACAAAATAGAGCAGTGTACAGAATAATTAAATTACTGTGTGTTTTTTTTGTTCTATTTATTCATGTATTTTCCATTTTCCGTTTAGGCCTGGTCGCATGAGTGAGAGAGGCTTCAGCATTAGACCCTGTGTCATAAAATGTTTCTAGTTGGTTTGCGATTTTATGATATCTAGAAACATggtttgtatattttgtgctttTGCTGATATAATTATGGGTATGCAGGGTTTGATGACTGCCAGTGACAGGGATGCCATTCTTCGAGGTCTTGACGAAATAGAGAAGTGTATTGAAGGAGGGGAGTTTGTTTGGAGAACAGATAGGGAGGATGTGCACATGAACATTGAAGCAGCTCTTACCGATTTGATTGGTGAACCTGCAAAAAAGCTTCATACAGCTAGGAGCCGAAACGATCAAGTTGTTACAGATCTACGACTGTGGTGTCGTGATGCTATAGATAAGATCCTTTTATGCATCAAACGTCTACAGGTATCATGTCTTTCCTTGattcttttcttttcaattttgtcTCTCTTGTAGATTGTCTTATTGTGGCAATATGACGCGATTGTCTCTTGTATTCTTGTTTGaacttttttgttattttctctGAAGGTTGCTCTAGTAAACCTGGCTAAAGTAAATGAAGGTCTCATTGTTCCTGGCTATACTCATCTACAGAGAGCCCAACCTGTGTTACTGCAGCATCTTCTCTTGTCATATGTTGAGCAGGTTTGATTTGGGCACTTATTTTTTTATCCTTGGTAGAAAGACATAACACCACACTTTGACGTGAAATGTATTATTTAACTGCTACAGGCCACCTGAGTTACAATTTCATAGGGCGTGACGTTTGGTTTCATTTTCTATCTTAGCTTACTTAAGTGACGCAAGGGATATTTCTAACAAAATGTATATTTTCCGTCCAAAATTTTCATTTCGTATTTTCTTAGGTGGAGtgtgttaaatagtaccacatcgcctagggcaTCCTAGGTCTCGCGCTTAATAAGCCTTGGGCaatcctaaccttgcaagccggttttcgaggttagttaggcccgaggattcctaacatggtatcagagctaggcccgaTTTTGGCCTCTGTGACCGAATGACGTACGCAGGTGCACgtgccttacacgtgagggggcgtgtggaaggacaatagtcccacattgctagtaattacataattaacttaaatataatatggaagggccactccactcattgccaattggttttgagttggatgcccgccgACTTTAACAGAGTGCTGCTTTCTCTGTTTATAGAACTGCTCAGTTGTTAATACATAATAACTAACACTCATGACTATGGTGCTATTTGTAGCTCGAACGTGATGCCGGACGTTTAGCAGATTGCAGAAGTCGGCTTAACTTCTGCCCTCTTGGAGCATGTGCATTAGCGGGTACCGGCCTACCTATAGATAGATTTATGACCTCTGATGCTCTGGGGTTTACTGCACCCATGAGGAATAGGTAAATACTGAAACCATGACTAATATCACAATATTTTAATAAACATGTTAACATTGCATCCTTACTGGTAGAGTAAGGGTTCATACGAACAGTAGCTTCAACTGGGTATGGTGTATCACCTTCAAACAGTGAAACCCCAGctttcaattggttttcaagTTATCGAGCATCCAGTTGAATTAATACCGTTCATTATATGGACTTCTCTCTGACCATCTGCCATTTTCTTCATTCTCTTTGCGTTAAGAGAAGAATGTTCTTGCATACGGTTTTACTGACCTGTTTGGGTTGCTTTAGACTTTAGAACTTGAGGATTCCCTGTATGAACCACCTATTAATGCCATACAAAATGGCATCAAGCTCACTATCTATGTTGCATGTAATTATTTTCAATGGTTTTAAAACAGCATTGATGCGGTTTCAGACCGTGACTTCGTTCTGGAATTCTTGTCAGCGAATTCAATTGTAGCTATCCATCTTTCTCGACTTGGTGAAGAATGGGTTTTATGGGCGTCGGAGGAGTTTGGGTTCCTTACCCCAAGTGATGCAGTCTCCACCGGTAGTAGCATCATGCCTCAAAAGAAGAACCCTGACCCAATGGAACTCGTTCGTGGAAAATCTGCCAGAGTTGTAGGAGACCTTGTCACCCTTCTTGTACTTTGCAAGGGACTTCCACAAGCTTACAACCGTGATCTACAGGTAATACTTCTGGCATTACGGATGTGTAGTTATGTCTGGGATACATCTTGATAGAATAACTATTTTTTCTTGGAGCAGGAAGACAAGGAGCCTCTATTCGACAGTGTTAAAACAATAATAGGAATGCTTGAAGTGTCTACGGAGTTTGCGCAAAATATCACCTTTAACCATGAAAGGATTCAAAGGGCTTTACCAGCTGGGCATCTTGATGCTACCACAGTTGCAGATTATCTAGTAAACAAGGCATGTTGTGTCCTTCCAAATTCTTGGTTTTCCGTATAAAAACGACCTTCTCATTATGAATTCTTATATTTACATGAATGAGCATAGAAAACTGACAGACGTTGACGAAGGAAGAATGTGAAGTGTTGGTTGTGTTTCTAGTTGTCTGGTAAATCTTTCTGATTTATTGAACAAAAAATCTGATACATCGTTTCTCATTATGCAGAATATTCCATTTAGGACTTCCCATGATATAGTTGGACGATCAGTTGCATTGTGTGTTTCAAAAAAGTGCGAGCTACAGGACTTGTCCCTGGATGAATTGAAAAGCTTAAGTCCAATATTTGAGCAAGATGTTTACGAGTACCTTGGTGTAGAGAATTCAGTAAGGAAATTCCGCTCGTATGGATCAACAGGTTCAGAGTGTGTAAGAGATCAACTTGGTTACTGGTCTAACAAGCTCGAAATTGACTGATAAAGCGAATTCCTGAAATAAGTCTAGCTACACGGACGCCAGATAGAATTGCAAGGCAAGCATGTGGCTGAAACCAAACACGTGGTTTGTGGTGCCACTGGACACCCTCACTCCGCAGTTAAGATG encodes:
- the LOC113349722 gene encoding argininosuccinate lyase, chloroplastic-like, which codes for MQGTLINSSLLLPQQISLISKSRFRLGFCKNTQKKKSAIFSVNETMRDSSSSVILAEKKQNEKEVKLWGGRFEESVTDTVEKFSESISYDKALYKQDIKQSKAHATMLAKQGLMTASDRDAILRGLDEIEKCIEGGEFVWRTDREDVHMNIEAALTDLIGEPAKKLHTARSRNDQVVTDLRLWCRDAIDKILLCIKRLQVALVNLAKVNEGLIVPGYTHLQRAQPVLLQHLLLSYVEQLERDAGRLADCRSRLNFCPLGACALAGTGLPIDRFMTSDALGFTAPMRNSIDAVSDRDFVLEFLSANSIVAIHLSRLGEEWVLWASEEFGFLTPSDAVSTGSSIMPQKKNPDPMELVRGKSARVVGDLVTLLVLCKGLPQAYNRDLQEDKEPLFDSVKTIIGMLEVSTEFAQNITFNHERIQRALPAGHLDATTVADYLVNKNIPFRTSHDIVGRSVALCVSKKCELQDLSLDELKSLSPIFEQDVYEYLGVENSVRKFRSYGSTGSECVRDQLGYWSNKLEID